agacggaggcggcggcggccgacgtGCCGCCGTCAATTCTTGACGCCGAGCTGAGCACGGGGTACCACTTCCGGCCCATAAAGAACTGGATCAACGGTACATGCCCACTAACCCATCTCTCCTGTTCGAGCTAGAGTGAAGCTTAGAGCTAGCTAGGCGGACATCCTTCTTTTGCATGGCTAAACAAACCAACGGTGTGTAGTAGCACTAGCACGCCCTTGCTCTTCGGACAACTGAACTTCAGAACCATGCATGGCCGGCGGAGGGTGGGTGGTCAGTTTCTTGGGCCATACAAGAAACTTCATAATCATGTCCATTTCTGTTTTGTTACTAAATTTAGCTAGGTCATACGGTGCTCAGTTTGTGTAGTACTACTATACTGCTTTACAAGAAGCAAGAACATGCATGCTTTAGGACTAGCTTTCTGTGAACTGGCTACGGTCACGGGGCTCCTCCGGTGTCCAGTGAGCTAGAGTTGCTTAGCCAGCTTGCACTTGTGTGGATTAGTTTAATAACGATGCATTTTTTTTTTGCAAAGGTTTATAACTGGCTCTAACTTGCGAATTTTCTTATCACCATGTTGGTGGTTGCTCCGCTCTCCGAATGCCACGCCAGATCCCAACGGTACGTCGTCCTTCTCCCGCGCTTGTTTTAATATCCTGTCACGCGTCTCTGTCGCGTCTTCAATTTGATGCTAGCTGCTAGAAGAATCCGTGTTCTGCAACTTGCAACCCCGTTGAACAGCAACGCCTTTTCGTCCTGATTACTAAACAACACATATacaggcatgcatgcatgcatgctgcatGGCTGGCGAACTTGCAACCCTATGCAGAAACCATTAtaatgaatgaaaataattggcTGGTCATTAACTTCACTGAGATCATCATCTAATGAGGTGAACTCTCTTCATGGGAATGTGAATGTGAACTGGACATGTGACTTGGTGAAATTTGGTGCATGCAGCGCCCATGTACTACAAGGGGTGGTACCATTTCTTCTACCAGTACAACCCCAAGGGGGCCGTGTGGGGCAACATCGTGTGGGCGCACTCGGTCTCGCGCGACCTCATCAACTGGGTGGCGCTGGAGACGGCCATCCAGCCCAGCATCAAGTCCGACAAGTACGGCTGCTGGTCGGGCTCGGCCACCATCCTGCGCGACGGCACGCCGGTGATCATGTACACGGGCATCGACCGCGCCGACATCAACTACGAGGTGCAGAACATCGCCTTCCCCAAGAACAAGTCGGACCCGCTGCTCCGCGAGTGGGTCAAGCCCAGGAGCAACCCCATCATCGTGCCGGAGGGCGGCATCAACGCCACCCAGTTCCGGGACCCGACCACCGCGTGGTACGCCGACGGCCACTGGCGGCTGCTCATCGGCGCCCTCTCGGGCGCGTCCCGCGGCGTGGCGTACGTGTACCGGAGCCGCGACTTCATGCGGTGGACGCGGGTGAGGAAGCCGCTGCACTCGGCGCCCACGGGGATGTGGGAGTGCCCGGACCTGTACCCGGTCACGGTGGACGGCCGGCAGAACGGGCTCGACACGTCGGTGACGTCCAGCCCGAGGGTGAAGCACGTGCTGAAGAACAGCCTCGACCTGCGCCGCTACGACTACTACACCGTCGGCACCTACAACCGGAAGACCGAGCGGTACGTGCCGGACAACCCCGCCGGCGACGAGCACCACCTGCGGTACGATTACGGCAACTTCTACGCCTCCAAGACGTTCTACGACCCGATCAAGCGCCGCCGTATCCTGTGGGGCTGGGCCAACGAGTCGGACACCGCCGTCGACGACGTCGCCAAGGGATGGGCCGGAATCCAGGTAGCTAATCATATCATATCATATGCTGGTGTACGTAGTAACCAAAAAACTTTCATGTGCACCATGCATGCATGGTCTCAGTTATCCGTGTGATATTTTCAGGCGATTCCGAGGAAGGTTTGGCTGGACCCGAGTGGGAGG
This region of Triticum aestivum cultivar Chinese Spring chromosome 2D, IWGSC CS RefSeq v2.1, whole genome shotgun sequence genomic DNA includes:
- the LOC101290686 gene encoding beta-fructofuranosidase, insoluble isoenzyme 2, with the protein product MVVLGGRVAWACSVLLLLQLAGASHVVYETHLLETEAAAADVPPSILDAELSTGYHFRPIKNWINDPNAPMYYKGWYHFFYQYNPKGAVWGNIVWAHSVSRDLINWVALETAIQPSIKSDKYGCWSGSATILRDGTPVIMYTGIDRADINYEVQNIAFPKNKSDPLLREWVKPRSNPIIVPEGGINATQFRDPTTAWYADGHWRLLIGALSGASRGVAYVYRSRDFMRWTRVRKPLHSAPTGMWECPDLYPVTVDGRQNGLDTSVTSSPRVKHVLKNSLDLRRYDYYTVGTYNRKTERYVPDNPAGDEHHLRYDYGNFYASKTFYDPIKRRRILWGWANESDTAVDDVAKGWAGIQAIPRKVWLDPSGRQLMQWPVEELEALRAKKPVSLKDRVVKRGEHVEVTGLRSSQADVEVSFEVPSLEGAEALDPALANDAQKLCSVRGADVEGGVGPFGLWVLASSKLEEKTAVFFRVFKAARNINSTKPVVLMCSDPTTSSLNPNLYKPTFAGFVDTDIAKGKISLRSLIDRSVVESFGAGGRTCILSRVYPTLALGKNAHLHVFNNGKVDIKVSQLTAWEMKKPALMNGA